A genomic region of Plasmodium malariae genome assembly, chromosome: 14 contains the following coding sequences:
- the PmUG01_14017900 gene encoding gamete antigen 27/25, putative yields the protein MNIYIFLLIEILGIHIFIKCSAECVKENYPDHIEKITTRNRGECPYKLIYKPLPKGIVIEDVIELLNIEFQATIYFLFLELLPLNKHKADKTDKRELFSRISFDYLELPILYFMKHLGYSFKDERSRNSCINRMKKRLDLIVIEGILTKEYCERAQKYFWIEQRVIEEMSVKVFKEKTDDKQRNMCQNELAIKSLISKLERGRSI from the coding sequence atgaatatatatatatttttgctaaTCGAAATTTTaggaatacatatatttattaagtgCTCTGCGGAATGcgtaaaagaaaattaccCTGATCATATTGAAAAGATAACAACACGTAACAGAGGAGAATGcccatataaattaatttataagcCTTTGCCGAAGGGTATTGTAATAGAAGACGTTATAGAACTTCTAAATATAGAGTTTCAAGcaacaatttattttttgtttttggaATTATTGCCTCTCAACAAACACAAGGCAGATAAAACAGACAAACGAGAACTATTTTCAAGAATAAGCTTCGATTATCTTGAATTAcctattctttattttatgaaacaCCTTGGATATAGTTTTAAGGATGAGAGATCCAGAAATAGCTGTATTAATAGAATGAAAAAGCGTCTTGATTTAATTGTAATTGAAGGTATCTTAACAAAGGAATATTGCGAACGAGCTCAAAAATATTTCTGGATTGAACAAAGAGTAATTGAGGAAATGTCCGTTAAggtatttaaagaaaaaactgATGACAAGCAAAGGAATATGTGCCAAAACGAACTTGCAATAAAAAGTCTTATAAGCAAATTAGAAAGAGGTAGGAGCATATAA
- the PmUG01_14017400 gene encoding gamete antigen 27/25, putative, with amino-acid sequence MKLVDLEFHSSTDFLFKALLSYNRGIQGSTSKKELFLKICYENIEISIDYFMRHLGYHFKDNISKNNCIDRIIRRLNFIVIEGILTDEYCKRAQKYFWIEQRVIEEMSIKVFNEKSTDASTKMCKNEVVIKDLISKLERGRSIKLSEGMIANTVSCVKDFLLDLLRKPNTKEESKDSPKIK; translated from the coding sequence ATGAAACTCGTTGATCTAGAGTTTCATTCATCAACTGACTTTTTGTTTAAAGCATTATTGTCTTATAATAGAGGCATACAAGGTAGTACAAGCAAGAAAGagctatttttaaaaatatgctatgaaaatattgaaatCTCTATTGATTATTTTATGAGACATCTTGGATATCATTTTAAGGACAACATATCCAAGAATAACTGTATTGATAGAATAATAAGGCgtcttaattttattgtaattgAAGGTATTTTAACAGATGAGTATTGCAAACGTgcacaaaaatatttctgGATTGAACAAAGAGTAATTGAGGAAATGTCTATTAAGGTGTTCAATGAAAAAAGTACCGACGCGAGTACGAAAATGTGTAAAAATGAAGTTGTAATAAAAGATCTTATAAGCAAATTAGAAAGAGGTAGGAGCATAAAACTATCAGAAGGAATGATAGCTAATACTGTAAGTTGTGTTAAGGACTTCCTTCTTgatttattaagaaaaccCAACACAAAAGAAGAATCCAAAGATTCTcccaaaataaaatga
- the PmUG01_14017300 gene encoding gamete antigen 27/25, putative, translating to MNIYSFLQIQFFVLYALLKCIARCENSYSYDASTQTACHKFESPYEFTYDHLAIGPISEEVKKLGDVEFDTSISILYVLLHFGTDKKMLLHKINNTDIVLLHLREFEFKYRYQFIDKVSKENCISRIKRRLDFIIKDGTLSEEYCKQAQKYFWIEQRVDEEMSLKVDKEKTYDEKSEMCKNKDEIKKFINVLEKGRGIKLSEEMIKSTVDTVEDFLLDVLRTSMIDTDFDFMNEMNAPEQYSMWNF from the coding sequence atgaatatatattcctttttacaAATCCAATTTTTTGTCCTGTACGCACTTCTTAAGTGCATTGCTAGATGCGAGAACAGTTATTCCTATGATGCTTCAACGCAAACAGCATGTCACAAATTTGAATCTCCGTATGAATTTACATATGACCATTTGGCGATTGGCCCAATTAGTGAAGAAGTTAAGAAACTTGGAGATGTAGAGTTTGATACTTCAATTTCCATTTTGTATGTTTTACTGCATTTTGGCACAGATAAGAAAATGTTAttgcataaaataaataacactGATATCGTTTTATTGCATCTTCGAGAATTTGAATTTAAGTACAGATATCAATTTATTGATAAAGTATCCAAGGAAAACTGTATTAGTAGAATAAAAAGGCGTCttgattttattataaaggATGGTACTTTATCAGAAGAATATTGCAAACAAGCTCAAAAATATTTCTGGATTGAACAAAGGGTGGATGAAGAAATGTCTCTTAAGGTAGATAAGGAAAAAACTTATGATGAGAAATCAGAaatgtgtaaaaataaagatgaaataaaaaaatttataaatgttttagAGAAAGGTAGAGGTATAAAACTATCAgaagaaatgataaaaagTACTGTAGATACAGTTGAGGACTTCCTTCTTGATGTATTAAGAACATCCATGATAGATACAGACTTTGACTTCATGAATGAGATGAATGCTCCAGAGCAGTACAGCATGTggaatttttaa
- the PmUG01_14018000 gene encoding gamete antigen 27/25, putative produces MCATGSRKEENSTNENDMELLYYPMPYRYVYEYNDLENGHVREEVKKLGNVEFNASTDFMYSLLKYGSNKKIMLREIEKTKNISNVLKDFEEIYEYHLNDDESRKKCIRRIQKRIRFIVNENTLTEKYCKQAQEYFWIEQRLDEEMSAKVDNQNTEEEKKDMCQNEAEIKNLLSVLEEKRSIKLPNGMIENTVSTVEDFLLDVLRRTSKITVPS; encoded by the coding sequence ATGTGCGCTACTGGAAGCAGAAAGGAAGAAAATTCAACTAATGAAAATGATATGGAGCTATTATATTACCCAATGCCCTATAGgtatgtatatgaatataatgatTTGGAGAATGGTCATGTTAGAGAAGAAGTTAAGAAACTTGGAAATGTTGAGTTTAATGCATCAACTGACTTTATGTAtagtttattaaaatatggttctaataaaaaaataatgcttcGTGAAATAGAGAAAACTAAGAATATTTCAAATGTTCTTAAAGATTTTGAAGAGATTTATGAATATCATTTAAATGATGACGAATCCAGGAAAAAATGTATTCGTAGAATACAAAAACGTATCAGATTTAttgtaaatgaaaatacattAACAGAAAAATACTGCAAACAAGCTCAAGAATATTTTTGGATTGAACAAAGATTAGATGAAGAAATGTCTGCAAAGGTAGATAATCAGAATACtgaagaagagaaaaaagatatGTGTCAGAATGAAGCTGAAATAAAAAACCTTTTAAGTGttttagaagaaaaaagaagtataAAACTTCCAAACGGAATGATAGAAAATACTGTAAGTACGGTTGAAGACTTTCTTCTTGATGTATTAAGAAGAACATCCAAAATAACAGTACCATCCTAA
- the PmUG01_14017600 gene encoding gamete antigen 27/25, putative, with product MNKCMFFLKFKIFVLYAFINCTGGYWKRTLTRSGKWATVSYEFIPYYKFDYTHFPGGKVRKEVKELGDVEFDASLHVLSRLLHYRHRKKEIFDILEEGSIISSVLSEYQEKKKYNFKDITSREHCVNRIKTRLIYIVIEGILTREYLELAKKYFWIEQRVDEEMSVKVFNQKTEKARTKMCKNEVEIKKLISKLERGKSVKLSEGMIANTVSTVEDFLLDVLRTSKEEVASNDSTKKN from the coding sequence ATGAATAaatgtatgttttttttaaaattcaaaattttcgttttatatgcatttattaaTTGCACTGGTGGATACTGGAAAAGAACTCTTACTAGATCGGGGAAGTGGGCTACAGTATCTTATGAATTTATACCTTATTACAAATTTGATTATACTCATTTTCCGGGTGGCAAAGTTAGAAAAGAAGTTAAGGAACTTGGAGATGTAGAGTTTGATGCATCACTTCACGTTTTATCTAGGTTATTACATTATCGTCACCGtaagaaagaaatatttgACATACTTGAGGAAGGTTCTATAATTTCATCGGTTCTCTCAGAATATcaagagaagaaaaaatataattttaaagatatCACATCAAGGGAACACTGTGTTAACAGAATAAAAACCcgtcttatatatattgtaattgAAGGTATTTTAACAAGAGAATACTTAGAATTAgctaaaaagtatttttggATTGAACAAAGAGTAGATGAAGAAATGTCTGTTAAAGTATTTAATCAAAAAACTGAGAAGGCGAGAACGAAAATGTGTAAAAATGAAGTTGAAATAAAGAAACTTATAAGTAAATTAGAAAGAGGTAAAAGCGTAAAACTATCAGAAGGAATGATAGCTAATACTGTAAGTACAGTTGAGGACTTTCTTCTTGATGTATTAAGAACTTCCAAAGAAGAAGTGGCATCCAATGATTctaccaaaaaaaattaa
- the PmUG01_14017500 gene encoding gamete antigen 27/25, putative, giving the protein MKCSAGCIKTVFPSNVESRRRHYTGEYPYSLFYKRFPGDNVREDVMKLADVEFQATVYFLFIVLLAYMKQRRDKRTKQELFSKISYYNVETTIDYFIQHFGNRFKDKKSKDKCIDRIIRRLNFIVIEGILTKDYCERAQKYFWIEQRVIEEMSVKVFKEKTDDKKRNMCINELAIKSLISKLERGRNIKLSDGMIANTVSTVEDFLLDLLREAEINKPSKESLKKE; this is encoded by the coding sequence ATGAAGTGCTCTGCTGGATGCATAAAGACGGTTTTTCCTTCTAATGTTGAATCGAGAAGAAGACATTACACTGGAGAATACccatattcattattttataaacgTTTTCCTGGTGATAATGTTAGAGAAGATGTTATGAAACTTGCAGATGTAGAGTTTCAAGCAacagtatattttttgtttatagtATTACTAGCTTATATGAAACAAAGAAGAGATAAAAGAACTAAACAAGAactattttcaaaaataagcTATTATAATGTTGAAACGACTAttgattattttatacaaCACTTTGGAAATCGTTTTAAGGATAAAAAATCCAAGGATAAATGTATTGATAGAATAATAAGGCGccttaattttattgttattgaaGGTATTTTAACAAAGGATTATTGCGAAAGAGCTCAAAAGTATTTCTGGATTGAACAAAGAGTAATTGAGGAAATGTCCGTTAAggtatttaaagaaaaaactgATGACAAGAAAAGGAATATGTGCATAAACGAACTTGCAATAAAAAGTCTTATAAGCAAATTAGAAAGAGGTAGGAACATAAAACTATCAGATGGAATGATAGCTAATACTGTAAGTACAGTTGAGGATTTCCTTCTTGATTTATTAAGAGAAGCCGAAATTAATAAACCATCCAAGGAATCacttaaaaaagaatga
- the PmUG01_14017700 gene encoding gamete antigen 27/25, putative, with amino-acid sequence MNIYIFLLIEILLIHAFIKCSAECVKETYPDHIEKITTRNRGECPYKLIYEHLPNGTVREDVMKLADLEFQATVYFLFIVLLAYMKHRKDNTNKQELFSKICYSEVETTIDYFIQHFGNRFKDKRSKDKCIDRIIRRLNFIVIEGILTKDYCERAQKYFWIEQRVIEEMSVKVFKEKTDDKKRNMCINELAIKSLISKLERGRNIKLSDGMIANTVSTVEDFLLDLLREAEINKPSKESLKKE; translated from the coding sequence atgaatatatatatatttttgctaaTCGAAATTTTACTAATACATGCATTTATTAAGTGCTCTGCGGAATGCGTAAAGGAAACTTACCCTGATCATATTGAAAAGATAACAACACGTAACAGAGGAGAATGcccatataaattaatttatgagCATCTGCCGAATGGTACTGTAAGAGAAGATGTTATGAAACTTGCAGATTTAGAGTTTCAAGCAacagtatattttttgtttatagtATTACTAGCTTATATGAAACATAGAAAagataatacaaataaacaagaactattttcaaaaatatgcTATTCTGAAGTTGAAACGACTAttgattattttatacaaCACTTTGGAAATCGTTTTAAGGATAAGAGATCCAAGGATAAATGTATTGATAGAATAATAAGGCGccttaattttattgttattgaaGGTATTTTAACAAAGGATTATTGCGAAAGAGCTCAAAAGTATTTCTGGATTGAACAAAGAGTAATTGAGGAAATGTCCGTTAAggtatttaaagaaaaaactgATGACAAGAAAAGGAATATGTGCATAAACGAACTTGCAATAAAAAGTCTTATAAGCAAATTAGAAAGAGGTAGGAACATAAAACTATCAGATGGAATGATAGCTAATACTGTAAGTACAGTTGAGGATTTCCTTCTTGATTTATTAAGAGAAGCCGAAATTAATAAACCATCCAAGGAATCacttaaaaaagaatga